CCTGCGAGGCGGGGAGCTGAGAAGTCCAAAGTTTCTTCATGAAATCAACTTGCTCATAGCCAGAAATCAAAACAGAAGATTTGGGATTTTCATGAGGAACAGGCCCTCCGGTGAGCCAAGCCGTCGTGAGACCGCCAGAGAAGTCGTGGTTTCCATATTGAAATTTATCAAGATAGCTCTGTACTTTTTTGCGCCCCAGTTTTTGTGTAATTCGCTGTGAATACCAAACTACAGATTCTTGCATCCAACTTTTTGCGGTCTGATCTTTATTCCACGCAAGGATGGTGTTCTTCCTGCCATCCCATTTAAAAGTGCTGTCTTCATCTTTCAGGATTCCTGAATCAAAGGCCATGACCGCCAGTGGAACCTTAAAGGTTGAACAAGGTGAGGTGGGTTGACGGCAGCGAGGGGAGTTGAACTCCTCGACGTAGTCATTGAGCTTCATATCAAAAAGAAGAAAGCAGCCCTCAAGGTCTGCAAATGAGTCGGTCAACATGTTAAATGCGGATGCCATTTGAGGCGGTGGTGGCGGCGCTGGCGGGATATAAAGAGTTGTATCTTTTTTCTCGGCGGTTGATGTGCAGGCGAAAGAGTAAAAGACGACAAAAGATATTAAGAAAGTCTTTGCAAGTTTAACCATGAAAAGCCTCATTCAGTCTTGCCAAGAAGTAAGTTGAAGTCGCGGCGTTAGTTCTATTAACTCAATTCTTCAAAAGAGAGACAAGGAGTATTGAGATGCAGAGTCTTCTGATGGTTCTGTTGTCGTTTTTCGGGGTTTCTTAACTGGTTGTTTTGTGAATATGCAAAGAACTGGCGGCTGCCTGTAAAAAAAAGCCCAGCTCTTGCGAACTGGGCTTTTTCAAATCTTTAAATTTAGAAAAGATTATTTTCTTTCTGACAAAGGAACAACTTTACGTTGTTCAGCACCCACGTACTCAGACAATGGACGAATGATACGGTTGTCAGCAGTTTGCTCCATGATGTGAGCAGACCAACCCGTTGTACGAGCCATTACGAAGATCGGTGTAAAGAAGTCGATCTCGAAGCCCATCATGTAGTAAGCAGGACCCGCTGGGAAATCCAAGTTAGGGTAGATCTTTTTCTTCTCAACCATAACTTTTTCCAAAGCCGTGTACATCTGCATCCATTTTTGCTCGCCAGTCACATCAGCCATAACTTGCGCATATTTTTTCATAGTTGGAACGCGCGAGTCACCAGAACGGTAAACGCGGTGACCGAAGCCCATCACTTTTTTCTTATTAGCAAGAGCATCCAACATCCACGCTTCAGCTTTTGCTGGATCCGCGATCTCTTTCATCATGTGCATAACCATCTCATTCGCACCACCGTGCAAAGGACCTTTTAAGGCACCGATACCTGCAACAGTTGCAGAGTAGATATCAGACTGAGTTGAAGTCACAACACGCGCTGTGAAAGTTGAAGCATTGAAGCTGTGTTCAGCGTAAAGGATCAAAGAAACGTCAAAAGCTTTAACAACTTCTTTTTGTGGAACTTTACCGAAGCACATGTGGAAGAAGTTTTCTGCCATCGTCAAATCAGCTTTTGGAGGGATAAAGTCCAAACCTTTTTTGAAACGGTAGTCGGCAGCAACTGCAGTTGGGATCTTAGCAAGCAACATCATGGCTTTATCAAGATTTGTTGCAGGAGTCGCATCCCAGATACGTGGATCTTCAGCACCCATGAAAGAAACCGCAGTGCGGATTGAATCCATCGGGTGGCATTTTTGTGGAAGAGCTTTGATTACGTTCAACAAAGTTGCAGAGATATCACGGTAGCTGCGTTCTTTTTTCGTGAAGTCAGCAAGTTGAGCCGCTGTTGGCAACTCACCATTGTACATCAAGAAAGCCACTTCTTCGAAAGAGCAGTTCTCAGCCAAGTCTTGAACTGGGTAACCACGATAGATCAAAGAGTTAGTGTGTGGGTTTACTTTTGATACTGAAGACGTATCCATAACAACGCCATCAAGACCTTTTTTAACGTTCATTTTCTCTGGTTCAGGCACGTAATCTGGATTGATATATTCAGCCATTTTTTCCTCTTGGGTACGCCGTACCTTTTTGAGGCTCAGCGTGTTAATTTTATGAAAATGTAATGGCTAAAACTAGTCCCTGGCATCCTTTGGGTCAAGAACGGAGCTGCTGAAGTATTCTACTTCCGGCGCTGGTGGCGCATCGTTTCCTCGAAAATGCTTGAAATTTGGGATGTCGATACGCCGTGTTGGAGTTGAATTGGATTGTGGTTGGCTTGTTGCCATTTTTTGAGGGGCGGATTTACTTTCCAGATGATGGAAAATAAGGAATTTCTATCACCGCACGCATTCCGTTTCGTGACATCATCGCGCCGATAATATGGCGAACGGCGGTGATGTTTTTTCCTTTCGTACCGATAACGCGACCGAGGGCCTGAGGTGTGCAATCCACCTGATAGACGACGGTCTTTTCACCAACATAAAACTTCACAGCCAGAGTCTCCTCAGAGCCAACAAGTTCCGCCAACAAATGATGAAGAATGTTGCGAATTCTTTCATGGGCATCTGTTGTCGCAGAAGTTCTATTTACTACTTTCACAACTGGTACTGAGCTCATTGCATTTTCCTCTTTTTTTAAAGCTCATCATCGGAAATGTATTTAAACAATGTCTCATTGATAGAGTCCTGAATTCTTTGATCCCCATAATCCTTGGGAACATCGCCGTGAAAGTGGTGCTTCATGAAAAGCCGGAAGCACTTATCAGTCGGGGTTTTTACGTCTCTGTAATAAACGCTCAAAATTGCGAGATTCCTTTCCGATACTTTCAACATGGCAGTGTTTTGGGACTTTTGGAAATTCTTAACCCTAGCTTTTGTTGCAGCTCTTCTGAGTGCCTGCAGTATCGAGGCTTCTTTAGAGGCTCTGAGTCCTCAATTTTTTCAAACGACTGTGGAATCGGGAGCGACCCGAGTTTCGACGTTCAAGGCTTCGGGGACCGAGTTCAGTTCCAAGTCAGTTTCTGGCGATGGCAGATACAAAGTTAAAAGTACGGTGGGGCCGATGGTCAGTCATCTTAAAGTGCGCAGCGGAATTTATGATGTGGATTTAAACTAGGCGGTTGTTGATGAAGCTAACTCTGGTCACTTATATTTTGACGTTAGGTGTATCCAATGCCTGGGCCAATCCTGTCGGCGTGCACTTAAGTGGACATATCAGTAACAGTGCAACAGGTACTTCTTTAAATGCGACCAACGTAGACTTTGTCGTTAAGGTCTTGAGCCCCGGAGGCTGTCTTCTTTATTCCGAAAATCACTTAGGCAAAGATCTTTCACAGACCTCGGGCAACTTCGATATCGACATCGGGACAGGTTCGACGGCTTACAACGTCTATGACGGAGTGACTCCGCAAAGTACTGCGTCCGTGGTAAAAGTTTTTGATAAGGCGGCACCTGCGCTGTCTGGCTTAACTAATGTAGATACCGGGGGATGTCCTGGTGGTGTGTACACTCCTGCTGCGAATGATTTGCGCCAAGTGCGTATTGAGTTTGATGCCCATGATGGCCTTGGTGTGCAGATCATTCAGCCATATCATAAGGTAACGAATATTCCATTTGCTTTGCTTGCAGAAAAAGCCGGCGATTCTGAAAGTCTTCAAGGTAAAGTGGCTAGTGATTTCGTTTTGAATTCGGATCTTGCAACTGTAGTTCCTGAAAATGAAACCGATCCTTCTGTGAAGGCGTTCGCAAAAGCGAATTTGCCTTCATGTAATGCGGGCGAGGTCTTGAAAGCCTCAGGTGGAGTTCTGACTTGCGTGAGTGCTGGTGGTTCAGTTGCTGTGGCAACGACGACTTCGACGGGTATGGTGCAAGTGGGCAGTGGTCTTTCGGTCGACGGTGTTGGTTTATTGACGACAGATAATGCAGTTATCAAGGCTGGTTTGGGGCTGGCGATCCCGGATGTTTCAGGATTGCAGACAGCTTTGAATGACCGTGTTTTGTATTCGCAAATGCCGTCCTGTACTGCTGGGCAAACTTGGACTTTCGTTTCCCCGGTGGGTGGGTTTGTTTGTACATCGACATCGATCACAGCCTCGCAGGTGAGTGACTTTAGTACCGCAGTGGATGCAAGGATTGCTGCCGATACAACCAAGTTGCCTTTAAGCGGTGGCACCATGAGTGGTGCGATTGATATGAATGGTCAGAATTTGACCTTAACGGGTTACATCACGATGAACCCTTCGAAGTCATTGCATTTATCAAACAATGCTGTGGATCCAGTGGGATTAACTCCTGCCGATAAAGGTAAAGTTTGGTTCAACTCGACAAGTAACGAGATTAAATACTGGGACGGCACGCAGGCTAAAGTCATAGGGACTGCAGGGGCTGGTCTTCAATCAATGAATGGCTTGAGTGACAACACTCAGACTTTTGCAACGGGCTCGAGCGGATCTGATTTCAATATCAATTCAGCTTCTGGAGTTCACACATTCAATATCCCAAGTGCTTCTGCATCGAATCGCGGCCTTTTGACAGCAGCGGACTATACAGCCTTTTCGAATAAACTTTCTGCAGTGAGTGGCAGTGCTTTGCCTGCCGCGCAAATTTGGGTGGGTAATGCCGGCGGGAATGCCGCAGCTGTTTCGCTCAGTGGTGATGTGACGATTGATAATGCAGGTGTTGCGACTTTGAAAAGCACGGGCACTGCGGGTACTTACTATAAAGTAACGACAGATGCCCAAGGTCGTGTCTCAAGTGGTGTTGCGACACTGGCTGTTTCAGATGTGACAAGCCTACAAACGAGTTTAGATGCGAAAGTCCCGTACTCGCAGCTTTCAACTTGTACTGATAATCAAACTTTGAAATTCATTTCCCCAGTGGGTGGTTTTTCTTGCGTGAACATCGCGATCACCGCTTCGCAGGTAACTGACTTCAGTACAGCAGTGGATGCGCGAATTGCTGCAGACACTACAAAATTGCCTGTAGCTGGCGGAACGATGACGGGCACCTTGAATATGGGTGGCCAAGATATCACGAATGCGGGCAATGTTTCATTGGCTTCTAATAAGAATCTGCAACTGGGTTCTTATGCGGCCGATCCATCCACAGCAGGCTGGGGAGCAACAGAAAAAGGTCGTACTTGGTTTAATACCACCAGTAATCAGATTAAGTACTGGGATGGATCTTCAGTTCAAGCCTTGGGAATTTCGGGAGCCGGCTTAACTTCATTCAATGGCCAAGTTGGTTCGACTCAAACTTTGGCCGTTCCAGGTACATCAGGTGCTGCTCCAAACTGGTCGTCATCAGGCAATGTTCATACGTTGAATATTCCATTGGCTTCTTCGGCGGGGTCGACGGCGGGTCTTTTAAGTAAAGCTGATTACGATTCGTTTGTGGCGAAGCAGCCTGCTGGTAACTACGTCACGGCTTTGACAGGTGATGTGACTGCGGCGGGGCCTGGCTCTGCGGCAGCGACAATTGCCGCGAATGCAATCACAACAGGCAAAATCTTAGACGGCACTATTTTAGGTGCTGATTTGAATTTCACGGGCGTGAACACCGCAACTTCTGGAATTGCGGTTGTTGATTCCACGGGCAAGTTTAATAACTTTGCCTGCTCCACCTCAGGCCACATTGCAACGTGGACGGCGACAGGTTGGACATGTCAAGCTCCCGCAACAAATGGAACTGTGACGAATGTTGCGACGGGTACTGGATTAACCGGTGGTCCAATTACAGGAACTGGTACGATTTCTTTGGCTAGTACTGCGGTGACTGCGGCTTCTTATGGTTCTGCAACTCAAGTGGGAACATTTACGGTGGATGCTCAAGGTCGTTTGACTGCTGCATCGAATGTAACAGTAACTCCATCTTGGTCTTCGATCACGGGAACTCCGACAACACTCAGTGGTTACGGAATCACGGATGGCGTGCAAAATAGTGGTGGCACTCCAAGTATGCAAACGGGAACGTTGGCAGCTCGTCCTGCTTTTGGAACTGCGGGCAGAATCTATATCGCTTCTGACACGAATACGATCTATCGCGATACGGGTTCTACATGGGTTGCAATTGGTGACGGTACCGGAGCTGGTGGCACGGTCAGTAACGTTTCCAGTTCGACTGCTGATATCAGTGTGGCAACAGGAACGACAACACCGGTGTTGACTTTGAACTCAGGGACAACTGGTGGCGGTAGTGATGCGAATAAGATCGCGAAACTTGATGCGAGTGGTTTGCTGGCTCCAGCGATGATTCCGTCCATTGATGCTGCGAAAATTTCGTCTGGAACATTGCCAGTCGCTCGTGGTGGTACAAATTCAGCAGCAGCATTGACAAATAATAAAGTCATGGTTTCAAGTGGTGGCGCGATTGTCGAGGCAGCGGCGATAACTGCAAATAAAGCTTTGATTTCGGATGCTAATGGTATTCCAACTCACTCGACAGTGACGAATACAGAACTTGGCTACTTATCAGGTGTCACTTCAGCAGTTCAAACTCAGTTGAATGCGAAGTCTTCATCTACTGGTTGGTCGAACTACAGCGTCATTGCAACGAACGGTTCGGGCACCATGACTGCGGTTACAGGTTCTGCAGTTGGAAGTATTTTGCAGTATTCTGCAACTGGTCCGGTGTATTCAACAGCAACTTATCCAAGTTCAACAACAGCAAATCAGTTGTTGTTCTCTTCAGCGAACAACGTTGTGGGTGGATTAACTTCTGCCAATGACTCAGTTCTTTTAACGAATGGTACTGGTGTGCCGGCTTGGTCGGCAAAGACAGCTGATGCATTCACGCAGTACGCTTTGTTGGCAGGTCGTGCTGGTGGTCAGTCAATTAATGGTGGAACAGCGGCAAGTAATAATTTGACGTTAGATTCTACAGCGAATGCAACTAAGGGTTATGTTCTTATCAACCCAACAGGCGGCAATGTTGGTGTTGGAACTGCGACTCCAGCGATCAAACTCGATGTTGCGGGTGCGGTTCGTGTTGGTACGGATGCAACAGCCTGTGCGGCAGGTGTTGCAGGCGCGATCCGTTATAACGGTGGTAATGTCGAGTATTGTAATGGAACTGCGTGGACTGCTTTTGCGGCGAGTGGTGCTGGGATTACTTCGTTTAATGGTATGACGGGTAATACGCAAACGTTGGCGGTACCAGGCACAACTGGGAATGCTCCTAATTGGTCATCGGCTTCGAATATTCACACTTTGAATATTCCGATGGCGAATACTGGCTCGGTAACAGCGGGTCTTATTAGTAAAACTGAATATGACAACTTCAATACAAAATTGGGAACTGGATCAACATTCTCTGGTGACGTGTCTGGAACTTACAACGCGATGTCAGTGGATAGAATTAAAGGCAAAGCGGTTAGTGCAACTGCGCCAACTGATACTCAGTTCTTAGTCTATAACAATGGTGCGACTCAGTATGCTCCCGTGAGCATGTCTGGCGACGCGACAATGGCGAATACTGGTGCTGTGACTTTGAAAAACACTGGTACTGCTGGAACATACACTAAAGTCACAACAGACGCCCAAGGTCGTGTGACTTCAGGAACTACTTTAGTAGCTGCCGACATTCCAGGATTAGATTGGACTAAGATTACTTCCGGTATACCAACTACACTAAGTGGTCATGGAATCACTGATGGCGTACAAAACAATGGTGGCACTCCAAGTATGCAAACAGGAACGTTTGCGGCTCGTCCAGCATTTGGAACTGCGGGCAGAATCTATATCGCTTCTGATACGAACACAATCTATCGCGATACAGGTGCAGCTTGGGTTGCGATCGGTGATGGTGCCGGTGCAGGCACTGTGACTTCGATCACAGCTGGAACTGGCTTAACGGGTGGTACGATCACCTCAGCTGGAACTATTGGCTTAGGCACAGAGTTGACGGGATTGAATGGACTTTCAACAACTGGTTTCGTTAAGCGTACTGGCGCTGGTACATATACCACCGCGGCAGCAAGTTTAACGGCTGATGTTTCAGGTGTTTTGCCGGTTGCAAACGGTGGTACAAATTCTTCGACAGCTTTGACTAATAACAAAGTGATGGTTTCAAGTGGTGGTGCAATTGTTGAGGCCACTGCAATTACTGCAAACAGAGCGTTGATTTCGGATGCGAGTGGCATTCCAACTCACTCTGCGGTGACGAATACTGAGCTTGGCTATCTGTCAGGTGTTACTTCTGCAGTTCAAACTCAGCTGAATGCAAAATCATCTTCAACTGGCTGGTCAAATTATAGTGTTATTGCAACGAATGGTTCCGGGACGATGACAGCAGTCACTGGCTCTGTAAACGGTTCGATCTTGCAATATTCTGCGACGGGTCCGGTTTATTCTACGGCTTCTTATCCAGGTACAACGACCGCAAATCAATTGTTGTTCTCTTCAGCTAATAACGTGGTTGGTGGTTTGACATCGGCGAATGACTCAGTTCTTTTAACGAATGGTACTGGTGTGCCTGCTTGGGCTGCAAAAACAGCAGATACTTTCACTCAATACGCGCTATTGGCAGGTCGTGCTGGTGGGCAGGTGTTGAATGGTGGAACAGCGGCAAGCAATAACTTGACGTTGGATTCGACAAACAATGCTACTAAGGGTTATGTTCTGCTAAATCCAACTGGCGGTAATGTTGGTATCGGCACTGCGACTCCTGCGATCAAACTCGATGTGGCCGGTGCGGTTCGTGTCGGTACTGATGCCACAGCCTGCGCGGCGGGTGTTGCGGGTGCGATTCGATATAACGGCGGCAACGTTGAGTATTGTAATGGAACCGCTTGGACGGCCTTTGCAGCAAGCGGAGCGGGAATCACTTCATTGAATGGATTGATAGCTGGTACACAAACATTTGCGATTGGTACAACTGGAAACTCGCCAGCATTCACCTCCGCAACAAGCACTCATACGTTGAATATTCCAATGGCATCGGCATCGGGAACGGTAACGGCGGGTTTGTTAAGTAATACTGATTGGACGACATTCAACAATAAACTTGGAACGGCTTCGACATTCTCTGGTGACGTGTCTGGGACATCCAGCACGATGTCAGTGGATAAAATCAAAGGTAAAGCGGTTAGTGCTACTGCGCCTACTGACACTCAGTTCCTCGTCTATAACAACGGTGCCACTCAATATGCTCCGGTGAGTATGTCGGGTGATGCAACGATGGCAAACACCGGTGCGGTGACTTTGAAAAACACCGGCACCGCTGGAACATACACGAAAGTTACTACAGATGCTCAAGGTCGTGTGACTTCTGGTACCACTCTGGCAGCTGCGGATATTCCAGGACTGGATTGGACTAAGATTACTTCTGGTAAGCCGACAACAATTGCGGGCTATGGAATCACAGATGCAATTTCTAATCTGGGTGGTACGCCAAGCGTGCAAACGGGGCTATTAGCTTCACGTCCTGCATTTGGCATCGCCGGCAGATTGTATATCGCTTCAGATAACAACACGATCTATCGCGATACGGGTGCAGCTTGGGTTGCGATTGGTGATGGTGCTGGTACAGGTACTGTGACTTCGATCACTGCAGGAACTGGTTTAACTGGCGGTACAATCACTGCGACAGGGACCATTGGTTTAGGTACAGAGTTGACTGGATTGAATGGTCTTGCGACGACGGGGTTTGTAAAAAGAACCGGCGCGGGCGCTTATTCAGCAGTGACAAGCGTGGGCTTGTCATCCGACGTGACGGGAACGTTGCCGGTAGCAAATGGTGGTACTAATTCTTCGACGGCATTAACGAATAATCAGCTGATGTATTCAGGCGCTGGTGCGATTAAAGAGCTAGGCGCGATGACTGACGGTCAAATCGTTGTCGGTAAAAACGCCAGTGCTCCGCAAATCGTTTCTATGAGCGGTGATGTGACTGTTTCGAATACCGGCGTAACGACTGTTGGAAAAGTCAATGGCACCACAGTTACAGGTGTGGGTTTAGCAACAAATAATATTTTGCAGAACACAGGATCAGCGATAACTGCGAATAGCGTTTTAGTCAGTAACGGCACGGCCACAGGTGTAACCGCATTGACCAGCCCAGCAAGTGGTGTGTTGACATCTTCAGGGACAGTTCCCTCTTGGTCGACTTCTTTGCCGGCAACGATGGGTGGTACGGGACAGACTAGCTTTGCGGTTGGTGATTTGTTGTATGCTTCAACAACGACTGCGATGTCTCGCTTGCCTGCTACAACATCCGGTTATGTTTTAACTAGTAACGGTGCGGGTACTGCACCAAGTTGGCAGGCAGTTTCTGGTGTTATCGCAGGATTGACTGCGGGCCGAGTGACTTTGTCTACGGCCGCTAATTCAGTAGGTGATAGTCCGAACTTTACATTCAACTCATCATCTGGCGCGATGGCGATCGGTGGTACTACACCAGCCTTTACATCTGCAGGTGCATTGACTGTGCAGGGCGCTTCAGGTTCTGCAACAACTGTGGGTAACTCGGGTACGACTTCTAGCTTGGTATTGCAATCTGGTTCTGGTGGTGTTTCTTTAGCGGGCAATACTTCGATTTCGGGTGCAAATACCTTCGCAACGGGTACTGGTGCGGTGAGCTTGAATGGTGCGACGACGGTTGCTGCCAATCAAAACTTAACGATGGCTTCTGGTACGGGTGTTCATACACAGACCTTTACTGGGACAACAACGGATGCGGCCTCGATCATCGCGAACTCATTGACGACAGGAACAGCGCTGAATTTGACTTCTTCAAGTGCAAGTTTAAATTCAACGGATGGTTTGTTGTATGTGGCGAACACGGGTGCTTCAACCTCTGGAATGGTTGCCAGAATTCAGTCGAACTCTACCGCAGGGACAGGTTTGACGGTATTAGCAAGCGGCAACGTGGGTGTTGGCACAGTAGCTCCGAGTGCGGCTCTTGAAGTTGCGGGCCAAGTTAAAATCACTGGCGGTACTCCGGGCGCAGGCAAAGTGTTGACTTCAGATGCGGCGGGTTTGGCGACCTGGGCAACTCCTGGTGGTGGCGGAGCTCTCTCTGCGATCACGGCGGCAACCGCAACAAATACCATCGACAACTTAAACTTCGGTCAAATCTGGAACTGGTCAACGGCGACGACGCAAAGTCCGCTGAGTATTTCCGCGAATGCTTTAACAACCGGCAGCTTGTTAAACTTGACGACTTCAAATGCATCTGTGAATTCTACGAATGGTTTGTTGTATATTGCGAATACAAGTGCAGCGACGACCGGTACAGTTGCACGGATTCAGTCGAGCTCTGCCAGTGGCTCTGGTTTAACAGTTCTTGCGAATGGCAACGTCGGTATCGGGGTTGCCGCACCAGGAAAGAACTTGCATGTCTTGGGCTCAAGTCCAACGATTAAGTTAGAGGCAAGTAGTGGTAGTGCATATTTGGATCTTTCAGCTGGTGTAACGAGCAACAGTTTTACTCGCTATATGTCTCAAAACCAAAGTCGTTGGGAGGTGGGAAAAGAGCCAACCGCGGAAACCGGTTCTGATGCGGGAAGCGATTTCGTGATCAACAGGATTAGCGATGCAGGCGGTAGCCTTGGGACAGCGCTATTTATTAAGCGATTAAATGGTAATATCGGAATCGGTACGACAGCACCAGGTGCAGCCTTAGATGTTAAAGGCGCAATTCGTATGTCCGGCTCAACTTCGGGCTACACGGGATTCCAACCATCATCCGCTGCTGGTTCAACAGTTTGGACGTTGCCAAATATTGATGGCACGAACGGTCAGGTCCTGCGAACAAATGGATCTGGTGGGCTTTCTTGGCTGACGCCAGTTACCAGCTCTACGGGCTTTGTCAACGGTGGAAATAGCTTTGGTAGTATCGCAAGGATTGGAACTAACGATGCCTATGATTTTGCACTGGCAGCTTCTGGCGTAACAACGATGACGTTGATCGCTTCTTCCGGTAACGTCGCAATTGGAACAACCAACGCCTCAGAAAAGCTTCATGTCCGTGGCGCCAATGGAGCTAATATTTCGGCCGACAATTTTGGGGAACAATTCACTGAGTTTTTGTTTAAAAATAATGATATCGCGAAAGCCAATATAATATGGGACAACACGAATACAACATTGTCCGTCAATAACAATCAAGCTGGACCTCTGAAGTTGGGAACTAGCGGTACAGAGCGTATGAGAATTGATTCTGCAGGCAATGTCGGCATCGGCGCAACGGCTCCTGTTGATACTCTTTCTATCGGCACAGCACCTGTTGCCAGTGCGACTCGTGCGCAAGTGAACTTGTCGAACACAGCTCTTTCTGCTGGTTCTGCGAATGGAACTTACATCGGCGCTAACCCTGCCGCTTATACTGGTGACTTTATTAACTTCCAAGTTGGTAACGCTACTAGGTTTAAAGTCGATGCCACAGGTAAGGTAACTGGAGATGGTTCTGGTTTGACAGGCGTTACTGCCACAGCAGCACTTTCAGGAGTTACTGCCGCCACTGCCACCAATACGATCGACAACTTACTCAATGCGCAGATTTGGAACTGGTCGACGGCGACGACTCAAAGTCCAATGACTATGACAGCAAATGGCCTCACGACTGGAAGTATTTTATCACTGACCAGTTCGAGCACCGGTAATACTGGCTCAAATGGTTTGCTATATGTTGCTAATACAGCCGCAACCTCAACAGGCACAATTGCGAGATTTCAGGCTAACTCTACAGCAAACTCAGGTCTTACTCTTTCTGCGAACGGCGACTTAGGCCTTGGAGCAAGTACGAGTATGATAGGAGACTTGGGTGGATTTGCATATACCCCAAATCTGAATACAATTCTTCATATTAACTCTTCAGGTAATGAAAATGCAGTTCTAATTGTAGACTCAAAATCCGGCACCGGATCTCCCCAAATACTTATGCGTGCAGCGAGTGGATCTAACAATCGCATATTTAAAAGTTCTTATTCTGGAAATCTTGTGAATTACAGCTTTGTTGGCGAAACCACTGGTACGACCAATCCAGACAATGTCCTTGTAATGTCTAATACAGGGAGTGTCGGCGTTGGTATCATTCCAACAAATTTCTTCTCAGTGTCACCACCTTACTACCAAACCGGTTATGCATCACAATCTGGAAATACTATCACTGGGACGTCTGGAGCATCTTGGACATCGGCTATGATT
The nucleotide sequence above comes from Bdellovibrio svalbardensis. Encoded proteins:
- a CDS encoding KH domain-containing protein, whose translation is MSSVPVVKVVNRTSATTDAHERIRNILHHLLAELVGSEETLAVKFYVGEKTVVYQVDCTPQALGRVIGTKGKNITAVRHIIGAMMSRNGMRAVIEIPYFPSSGK
- a CDS encoding penicillin-binding transpeptidase domain-containing protein, whose translation is MVKLAKTFLISFVVFYSFACTSTAEKKDTTLYIPPAPPPPPQMASAFNMLTDSFADLEGCFLLFDMKLNDYVEEFNSPRCRQPTSPCSTFKVPLAVMAFDSGILKDEDSTFKWDGRKNTILAWNKDQTAKSWMQESVVWYSQRITQKLGRKKVQSYLDKFQYGNHDFSGGLTTAWLTGGPVPHENPKSSVLISGYEQVDFMKKLWTSQLPASQAAMDLTRKITFLEMTPRGFKLSGKTGSGFMPPEFKQRLGWFVAHIEGKDQEFIAVATFNDKGANDSLSGGKQAKQILIEALKAHGLY
- a CDS encoding bifunctional 2-methylcitrate synthase/citrate synthase, coding for MAEYINPDYVPEPEKMNVKKGLDGVVMDTSSVSKVNPHTNSLIYRGYPVQDLAENCSFEEVAFLMYNGELPTAAQLADFTKKERSYRDISATLLNVIKALPQKCHPMDSIRTAVSFMGAEDPRIWDATPATNLDKAMMLLAKIPTAVAADYRFKKGLDFIPPKADLTMAENFFHMCFGKVPQKEVVKAFDVSLILYAEHSFNASTFTARVVTSTQSDIYSATVAGIGALKGPLHGGANEMVMHMMKEIADPAKAEAWMLDALANKKKVMGFGHRVYRSGDSRVPTMKKYAQVMADVTGEQKWMQMYTALEKVMVEKKKIYPNLDFPAGPAYYMMGFEIDFFTPIFVMARTTGWSAHIMEQTADNRIIRPLSEYVGAEQRKVVPLSERK